ACCGGCTGCCGCCCCTCTACGCCCCCGACCCGCAGACCGGAGAGTTCATTGTGTGGGACGAGGCCAAGGGGGGACGCCACAGCCAGCCTCCAGCGTTCCAGGGCGGCGGAGGCGGACTTTCCTCCACCGTCGACGACTACCACGCCTACTTCCGGATGCTGCTAAATCACGGGATGCAAGGGACCGAACGGATCCTGTCCCGGCCCGCCGTCCAGCTGATGACCACCAACCGCCTCACGCCCGAGCAACAATCCGTCCGAAACGCAATGGCCAGCAACAACGTCCATGTGTCATTCGGCCAAGGGCAGCACGGCGGCTGGGGCTTCGGGATGGCGGTGCGCACCTACCGTGGTGACTACGCGTCCATCGGCCAGTTCGGCTGGGACGGTGGAACCGGCACCACGACGTACGCCGACCCGGACAAACAGCTCACTGGAATCCTGCTCACCCAGGTCGGGATGTCCACCCCGGATTCAGCGCGGCTTATCCACGACTTTTGGACCATGGTCTACCAGGCAATCGAAGACTGACACCGAGCCCGCGCCTGGTACGCCCGCCCCCCACGACACCCAACGGTCAGCCTCCTGTCGGCCGATTGGAAGCAAAAGTTGCCTTTGGTACTTTGCTTATCAAGATTGTGAGATATTGTTCTTAACAATAGGGTGCGTTAGTTCCATAGGATGTACTTAAGAAGACCACTTTTAGGTGGTCTCTTTTATTCGTTCAAAAATCAACATTAATCTATAACAAAGCCTATTAGAAATGGAGATGTTTGAAATGGCTAACTAAAAAGCAAACTTGAACATTGCTTCACTTTTTGGGACATGAAAGAGTTAGTCCGCCAGACAAATATGAGTGAAAACTTCATTAAAGATCAGTTTTTCTATGATACTCGTTTTCCGAAGGTAAGAGTGGGGCGAGAGTGGGTTATGCCCGCAAAAGCAACCGAAGAATTTCTACTTATATGGTTATCTGAACAAAAAGAATTAACACCATAAATGAAGTTGGAAAAATTGGGAGAATTCATAGTATACGAATTTATCACTGAAATTAATTTACCTGTTGTAAATATGAAATATGAGTACTGGGAGGGAAATTAGATGCCTAAAAAGGATATTAAACATTCAGAAACTGGTTATTCTAATTTGGTAGCACAAACAGGACATTGCGGAATCGATTATTTTGGTAATGAAATAATAGAAGATGATGCAATTATCATTGATAAAAGTAATGGTGAAGTATTTCTTGAAAATAGTTTAGAAGATTATCTGATTGAAGTATTAGGTTTCCAATTTACTACTGCGGAATGAAAAAAGACCCCTGTTCGCAGCAGGAGTCACTTTATCTTAAAACCATTTAATTAACGTCATTCTAGCATAATCCTCAGTGATGGTAAAGGAGGGCTATTTAAGTCAATGAATATAAGAGATATGAGTTGAATATAAAGTGGATTTGCCATCAAAAATAAATATTTAAAGATGAGGGGGATGGAATCTTGCAAGGATACATTAAGGATTTTAGAAAAGAGTTGGATAGTTCTATTTGGATGATGCCCCCTCTATATCATAGGGTTTGGCAATATCTGAAATATCAGGCCAATCATCAGGATAATAAGATTCCTATGAAGGATGGAACGTTTTTAACGATAAGGGGAGGACAACACTTAACCTCCGTCAGGACAATAGCTCATAATGTTGGTTGGTACGAGGGAGCGGTTTATAAAGAACCAAATCCTAAAACGATTTCTACAATATTAGCGTGGCTAGAAAAGCAATCAATGATCAAGATAAATCGGGGAAAGGGTAACAGACAATACACACTGATAAGTCTTATAAATTGGGATTTATACCAAGTGAAAGAGTTGGAAGGTAACGGTGAGGGAACAGTGAAGAAACAGCTAACGGATATAAACAAGAATGAAAAGAATGATAAAGAACTTGTTGCTGTTGATAACGTGCCGACGCCAGAAGAAAGTGACGGGGTGCCTACGACCGGTCTAAAGGATGATCCCATGTTTGCGGGAGAAATATCACAAACTTCTGAACAAGCAGTGCAATCACTTTTAAACCGATTCATACAACTTAGAGCCTATGGCTTTGATTTTTCACCAAAGGATGAAGATGCAGCTAATGAAATTATAACCAGTGGTGTGCCTTTAAACGATTCTTTAGTATACCTTACCGAATGTTTTGAGCAGTACAAACCTAAGCACATACGCGATCGAATAAACAGTTTATCTTATTGTGCCGGTTTCATTTTAGATAGGCACCAGAAAAAATTAGAATCTCAGAATCTTGCGAAAAGGGGGATATCCGATGGCAACAAAATCGATAGAGGAAGCATTAGTAAAACTACTTCAAAGGAGCGATCCATTACAGGGGGCCAAACCGGTTGGCTCGGAAGAAAAAAAGCCTGACTGTCCTTTGTGTAAGGACCATCAGATTATTATTTATCGTGTTCATGATAAGACTAAATGGCTCATTGACACAAGAACCATAGACGGTCAAGAAGTGGCTAAGCTTACGCCGGAAAGCATGGTCTTAGAATCGGACTATTTTGCTGGGAAAGTTTGCAGTCCTAATGAAGCAAAGGAGTGGCATACAACATATTCAAAGCGGTGTGAATGTGTCCGGAAGAAAAAGGCCGAACGACTTATGCGAGCCAGCGAAATTACGAACGATTTTAAAAAGATTGGGTTTAAAGATTTTCTTAGCAGAGGTAAGCCAAAGGTTATCTTTGATGCTTATGAATGTTCTTTGGCTTACTTTCAGAGTTTCTCAGAAATCCGGAAAGATAGGGCCAATAGTATCGCTCTTCTTGGGCAGCCTGGAGCGGGGAAAACTCATTTGCTCACAGCGATATCTAATAATCTGATTAAGAAGCTAAACGTGGCAGTTTTGTATTTTCCATACGTGGAGGGGTTTAACGATTTAAAAGATGACTTCGATAAATTGGAAGCCAAACTGGAACGTATGAAGCAAATCGAAGTCCTCTTTATTGATGATTTGTTCAAGCCAGTGAAAGGCAAGCCAAGGGCTACAGATTGGCAGGTAGAACAACTATATGCGGTAATTAATTACAGGTATTTAAACCATAAACCAATTCTTGTTTCTTCAGAATTGGTTGTAGATGAAATAGTAGATGTAGATGAGGGACTAGGGACTCGCATTTATCAAATGTGCCATGATTTCACCGTAGTGATCAAGGGAGATAGAAAAATACTTAATCATAGATTGGCAGGGATTTGAATGAGGAATTTATTAGGGTTTGATGGACTAGCACCCTATTCAATCATTTATTGGCAGTTGGGTGGGGAGAACCAATCGAAGACAGTTTGTTATACGGATGACGAAGAAAAGAAAGCCTTGGAGCGTTTTCGTACGATTGGTGATTTTTATAGCACTTATGACAAGGCTATTGTGAATGGTGTTTCTACTTCCTAATAGGGCTTGTACTAATCCAAAATGCGAATCGTCAATCAATACAGGTTATCAGGTCTGGAAGGTTGGCATAGACTTATATTGAATCTGAGTTGTTTTGCTGCAAAATAAGGAATCCCCGTTTGCCGACAGGAAACCGAGATTAAGCTGTGCATTTCTTATTTTCATTTTAGCATAGGAGGAATCTGGATGGGTAAATATATCAATACAATGACTACTGAAGTAGATTTGATGGATAGTAATAAATTATATGTTGTTAAGGATGGTAAATTGATTTTTCATGAATTACCGGAATATGGGGAGACTGTTGTAATTACACTTGGTGGAAAAGTAGATCGATTGGAAACTACTGAGAAAAGGAAGTTATGAGTTGTCTGTTTTGTGAAGGAAAATTATATTTTAAGGAGAAACCTTACTTAGACAGGACATTTATGGTAGTATTTCTTTGATATAAAAAGAAGGGTGAAATTCAATGAATAAATTAAGGGATAATGACATACGAGAAGTATTATTAGATGAATTGTATAGTCGGTATTCCCATGTGAATGATACAAAGATTGTCAATGAAATGGGTGTACTACATGGTAAATCTAGAGTAGATGTTGCTGTAATTAATGGCATTCTCCATGGATATGAGATAAAAAGCGAAAGTGATAATTTACTTAGACTGCCCAGTCAAATTAATGATTATAACAAGGTTTTTGATAGGATGACTATCGTTGTTCAAAGAAATTATTTAGAAAGTGTTCGAACCATGGTCCCAAAATGGTGGGGTATAATGTTAGTCACAAAAAATAAGGATAAGTTTAATTTACGTGAAATTAGGAAAGGAAGGTTAAATGATAATGTAGATCCTTATTCATTAAGTCATTTATTATGGAAAGAGGAAGCTCTGGAGATTTTAAAAAAAAGAGGCATGCAAAAAGGATATATAGGCAAGCCTCGAAGGATTATATATCAAAAAATTTGCGATTCTATTACTTTTGAAGAGTTGAAGGTTACAGTGAACCAACAGTTGAAGCAGCGCCAAGGTTGGAGAAGTGAGAAGCCGTTAATTCTAAATGGTGATTCACATTAATGGTTACCCAACTAGTAGCATTACCTGTCGGACTATTCGGTACATTAGCGCAATTATCAATAAATTGATCTCCATATGAGAATTTAGCACCAAGGTATTCTTTGTGTGTTACTACATCTTTTGCAATTTTGCCAACTTGTCCAAAACCTTGTCCACTTGCTTTTACACCAGAGCCTCTGAAAATTAGGAATTTATCTTTTATTGTATATTTAATAGTGGGTGCCATATCCATATAAGT
The DNA window shown above is from Peribacillus sp. FSL P2-0133 and carries:
- a CDS encoding ATP-binding protein, encoding MATKSIEEALVKLLQRSDPLQGAKPVGSEEKKPDCPLCKDHQIIIYRVHDKTKWLIDTRTIDGQEVAKLTPESMVLESDYFAGKVCSPNEAKEWHTTYSKRCECVRKKKAERLMRASEITNDFKKIGFKDFLSRGKPKVIFDAYECSLAYFQSFSEIRKDRANSIALLGQPGAGKTHLLTAISNNLIKKLNVAVLYFPYVEGFNDLKDDFDKLEAKLERMKQIEVLFIDDLFKPVKGKPRATDWQVEQLYAVINYRYLNHKPILVSSELVVDEIVDVDEGLGTRIYQMCHDFTVVIKGDRKILNHRLAGI
- a CDS encoding XtrA/YqaO family protein, producing the protein MGKYINTMTTEVDLMDSNKLYVVKDGKLIFHELPEYGETVVITLGGKVDRLETTEKRKL
- a CDS encoding sce7726 family protein → MNKLRDNDIREVLLDELYSRYSHVNDTKIVNEMGVLHGKSRVDVAVINGILHGYEIKSESDNLLRLPSQINDYNKVFDRMTIVVQRNYLESVRTMVPKWWGIMLVTKNKDKFNLREIRKGRLNDNVDPYSLSHLLWKEEALEILKKRGMQKGYIGKPRRIIYQKICDSITFEELKVTVNQQLKQRQGWRSEKPLILNGDSH